The genomic region AGAGGCGTGCATAAGGTTGATGATACCACTAGGATGCAAGCGCAAATTGACGCCCTGACAAAAAAGATGAATGATATGGAGTCAAAGAAGGAACAGGTGTGCGAGATATGCACTGGGAGGTATGACATGACCGCGTGTCATATTGCCCCTGCGGAGTCACCAGAGCAGGTAGAGTTTGTGCGTAATCGAAATCAGAACAATTTCGGGGATCATTACAATTCGAATTGGAAGAACCACTCGAATATCAGCTGGAAGAACAACAACCCACCGGGGTTTCAGCCGCGtcagaatttgtttcaggacgCAGGAGCAGGAGCAGGAGCGAGTTCGGGTACGAAGAACCCGACAATAGAGGAGATGCTGAGGCAATACCAGGACAGTTAGCCAAGCAGACGCAGTTGCTTACACAGTTCATCACGCAAGAGGATACTCGACATCAGGAGACACAGTCGAGGTTCATGGAGCACGAGACCTTCATGAAGAGTCAGAACACTGCACTGCAGAACCTGGAGAGGACAGTCGGTTCGTTGGCCGATCAGCTGAACCAGAGACCTCAAGGTGGTCTCCCTAGTAGCACTGTTGGAAATCCAAACGCCACTGCAAAGGCTGTTACTACGAGGAGTAGGCGAGGAGCTGTCGAGGTCGAGCTGGTAGTTGATGAGGAACCTGTCGAAGAGGAGATTGAGATGGAGACCGCTGCTGGCAAAGTGCACGAGAGgctgcgcccagcaagtacagcacagtCCAGCGGGTCTTCAGGAGAGAAGAAGGAGGAGAAAAAGGAGCCGATGAGGGTGAACCGACACCCCTTACCCAGGTCGGGTAATAAAGAGTAAGGATGCAGAGCAGTACGGAAAGTTCCTCGAGATGTTGAAGAAGCTGCACGTGAATATTCCATTCGTAGAGGCCTTATCGAAAATGCCGAAGTACGCGAAGTTTCTCAAGGACTTGCTCACGAATAAGAAGAAGCTGGAGGACCTTTCTACTATCACATTGAGCAAGGAGTGTTCTGCCATCTTGCAGAACAAGCTACCGAAGAAGGTGTCTAATCCTGGTAGCTTTACGATTCCGTGTCTGATCGGAAATCTCATCGCCAGCAATGCACTAGCAGACCTAGGGGCTAGCATAAATCTTATGCCATATTCCATCTTTGCTAAGCTCAATCTAGGCGAGCCTTCTCCTACGCGCATGAGTCTTCAGTTGGCTGATCGATCAGTGAAGTTCCCGAGTGGGATTGTAGAGAATATGCTAGTGAAGGTCGACAAATTCGTATTCTCAGttgacttcgtcatccttgacaTGGACGAGGGCTCTGAGGTCCCGCTGATTTTAGGTCGTCCATTCCTTACCACTGCACGAGCACTCATTGACGTGCACGACGGCAAGTTGACTCTTCGAGTCGATGAGGATGAGGTCACATTCGACATTCAGCGTTCCATGAGGCATACCCAGCAGCATGATGACACTCTATACTTTATCGATACTCTTATGTCACATGTGGGTAGCCTCCTCAACGAAATTTGCGGGAAAGATGCGTCTGATACACAACTTTCGATGGTGGATGATCATGGGAGTGGGGTCACTGAGTTGGTTGTTGAGCAGGACCCTCTGCCGCAAGCTACCGAGCCTTCCCCTAGATTCGAGGTGTTTAAGGTCATCGACGAGGAGGAGATTCCGAAGGAGAGACCGTCTGTTGAGGTACCCCCGCCCCTGGAGTTGAAGGAGTTGCCGTCTCATCTGGAGTACGCATTCTTGGGTGAGGGATCTCAGTTACCCGTCATCATAGTTGCTGGATTGACAGAGGAGGAGAAGAAGAAGCTGATGAGTATCCTGAGAGACCATAGGCAGGCGATTGCGTGGAAGCCGATGGATATCAAGGGTATTAACCTTTCGTTTTGCACGCACAAGATCTTGATGGAAGAGGAGTTCAAGCCGGTGGTTCAGCCTCAGAGAAGGCTAAACCCTAATATGCAGGACGTTGTGAAGAGAGAGGTGATTAAGTTACTGGATGCAGGACTGATTTACCCGATTTCGGACTCTGCATGGGTGAGTCCCATCCAGGTGGTccctaggggtgcaaacgagccgagcggctcgcgagctactcgagatcggctcgagaaaaagctcgaaacgagtcgagccttatcgagcccgagccgagcttgagcctataaacaaagctcgtttgtttatcgagcccgagctcgagcctcgcatctgaagctcgttaggctcgtcgagccttatcgagccttagtgtaaacgagctgaatcgagccgagcttatgtaaacttgtttacaagccgatctcgaacctaaaaataagcttatttagtaaacgagcccgagcccgagcttcacttatcgagcttgCGAGcttaaaaagtctattatttatattatttttatttaatatactaattaatagataataaacgagccgagcccgagccgagctcgagcttgagaaaatacaaacgagccgagctcgagcgtTGAAAACAaggctcgaatcgagccgagctcgagcccgagctctcataagttaatcgagctcgagctcgagcctggtcgagctcgggctcggctcggctcgtttgcacccctagtggTCCCCAAGAAGGGGGGTATGACAGTGGTCGTCAAAGATAAGAATGAGTTGATACCCACCCGGACCGTCATCGCTGGCGAGTTTGCATAGATTATCGCAGACTCAATGATGCCACGTGCaaggatcactttcctttgccgtTTATTGATCAGAGAGCGACTGTCAGGACAGCAGTTCTATTGCTTTCTTGATGGATTCTCGGGTTATTTGCAGATCCCTATTGCACCATAGGATCAGGAAAAGACCACATTTACATGCCCCTTCGGCACCTTCGcgtatcgacgcatgccatttgggttgTGTAACGCTCCAGCCACATTTCAGCGTTGTATAGTGGCGATCTTTCATGAGTTGATCGAGGACTCCATGGAGGTGTTTATGGATGACTTTTCTGTGTTTAGGAGTTCCTTCGATCACTGTCTGCGTAATCTCGAGCGTGTACTTACTCGATGTGAGGAGACGAACTTGATGCTTAACTGGGAAAAGTGTCATTTCATGGTTCGAGAGGGGATTGTGCTAGGGCACAAGATTTCACAGGCGGGGCTTGAGGTTGATCAAGCCAAGGTTGATGCTATTTCC from Helianthus annuus cultivar XRQ/B chromosome 10, HanXRQr2.0-SUNRISE, whole genome shotgun sequence harbors:
- the LOC110882943 gene encoding uncharacterized protein LOC110882943; translated protein: MKDKFLGKYFPPAKTARLRSMIQEFRQKEGESFYETWECFKELLLKCPHHGLEDWALVEKFYHGVTPATRNMLNTTAGGNLMIAKTLEECTEMFEDIAMSSYEFPNSRDSSATQRGVHKVDDTTRMQAQIDALTKKMNDMESKKEQVCEICTGRYDMTACHIAPAESPEQLEEQQPTGVSAASEFVSGRRSRSRSEFGYEEPDNRGDAEAIPGQLAKQTQLLTQFITQEDTRHQETQSRFMEHETFMKSQNTALQNLERTVGSLADQLNQRPQGGLPSSTVGNPNATAKAVTTRSRRGAVEVELVVDEEPVEEEIEMETAAGKVHERLRPASTAQSSGSSGEKKEEKKEPMRVNRHPLPRSGNKE